The region TGCTGCTTGGCCCAGATACATCATACTGTCTGGATGCAGCATAGCAACAAGGCATTTGATCAAAGAGTATAGAAAAGAggaatggaaagagagaaaaagaataaggactgcagagacacagacagagaaaactggtggaaaacaaaaacaaggggAATTGCAGAGGGAAATAGCAAAGAGATTAATAGACATAGTCTGCTAGATGTTTGATAGaccagcaaaagaaaaacagaaaaagagaaagatggaggtcGTTGGTTGATGCTTAGTTCCGCAGGGAACCAGGGGATCTGGAGAAGAACCAAATTATAACTTTTTCcaagttctttttttctcctttcagtcTAAGAAATGAGCAATATCCTCTGATCATTATTGAATTAACATTAAAACCTTTTGGGTACTGTCCGGTGAGAACACGGCTACCTTTCTTACCATTAGGATCAGAGTCTGGAAGAGTTTGAGAAGAAGTGTGCTTGCTGCTGATTACAAGAAGGGGATAATACGATAGCGGAATGTCTAACTTGGCGCAAAAAGCCACGAGTAATGAGACAGGAATTTATCCCCACTCCCAATATCCAGTAGTGAAGAGAAAATACCCCTAATCAACTGttcacatttcaacacattCCAAAGCtgcatgtgaaaataaacattttttttgtctttccatgTTTTAGTCTAGGTGATAATGACATTCAGGGGTTACAGAGTTAGTGATCAAACTAAGAAGAATCCTCTCCCCAGTGCTTCGTGGTGAATATGCTGGCTGGAGAGCGATCAGTAAAACATAGATGCAGCTCTGTCCAGCCGTCAGCCTCTGCAGCGTCATGACAGTCAGAACCAGACCTGATGCTTCCTGTGAGTGCAGGCTGGCAGAAAATGCCCTGCTCTTTGGAAGGGTTTTTAGAAAATGAAGGTACAGCTGGGAGCTCAAAGATTGCTGTAATCCTTCAGCAAATTCTGCGCTCTGCCTGATCTAGCTCGATTTTTCGACAGGTTGGAAAATAGACACACAATTCAGTGTGCTTCCCCCCATATGAACAGGTGGTGGAGGTGTGGGCTTGCACAGCGTTTTGTCAACTCAACCTGTACTGCAACTGTGATATTTTTCATCCTTAATTTAAGTATGCACCAGTTTATATTACAGCTGAGTACTACCCTCTAGTGGTTGATTTCTGTACATGCACCCGCAAACACATGACcacttactgtacatgtgtCTGTACAAGTGTTTAAGAGGCCCTCTTCATTTCCTGGCATTAACATGAGTCTCAGGGTGATGCgatcacaagtggacagctcCACGTAGAGGTGTGAATGCACCCAAGATGCACTGAGGTCTCATTAGAATCAGCCAGACCGCATTCACACATAACTCACCGTCTGATTTCCATTTGGCCATAGAGATTAGGTTTGCACGGCAGCAATGAAGTTATTGTCAGGACAAAgatgttcctctgtgttcaccATCTAGTTACCTTCGTCTGCCATTCGGTGCTGGGCAGGCAGGTGACAGTGAGTTCAGTGAAGCCAATAATCCAAACTAGGTTTGAAGGTCATTTCTTGAGTTGGCCTGTGTCCATCACTAGGAATGACCCCTTTCACAGGACTTTATGCCAGGTTTTCAGGAACtagtgtgttgttttaaaatgattattattgaCAGAAATATTAACACAAACGCGCATCATCAACAACCTAAATATGtaagcatttatttatatataaacatatataagTGAATGTTCAGCAGCTGGGCAGCATATTTCTTGCCTGAAATTCCCTCGCTAACCACTTTAGGTGGACTGCTCAGGAGAAATAAGTCAAACTTTACATGGCTTTCTGAAACGTCTCTGTTCATACAACGGTAAGcgccttgcattgtgggacacagtaggtgaagtagactggtctcatgcatgctgcagattttgctttAGTTTGCAAACTGTATAAGACAAACCACGTTTTGTCGtattcaatacaaactgccagtCTAGTAGGACATTTCCAGTACAGCCctagtcttttgttgtgttaaggcTTTAGCCTCTTCTGTTACTTCACAggtgatttatttttgtgtgtgtttgaagtttattcttattcttctggagctgtgtggaacaaaaagcaatttccccctggggattattaacggaattctgattctgatgacaGTTGGCCACCATTCTggattagtgacctcacagatgatgtcacagttggttGGAATGGTGACCTCACATATGATGTCACATatgatgtcaccagttgtcATACGGAAGTTTGTATatagaccttgaaaagatcaaacccactgagttggagtcgacccgctcccttagatgggatgatgcagcggGTGTCCCTCGACAAACAGAGGCCTCGAGTTGAGCCGCcgagtttctgcagggtgttccccccgctgtcagattcaCTCGGCGTGCAAGATCGGGTATAGGGGAAGCCAAGCTTGACTCGTTTCCGTAGcgctgcttctgtttgtgtgccgcctgcatcattccatcttcgtatttacatttcaagtatgaCTTTTTATCTGGACTCGgggcttggtttgtggaccgccactttGAGGCCTTGAGTCCCGCTGTGCAGGcgtcgccatattgttttcatggccctcgccatcttggtttttaagaACCAGaatagacaaactgcagctagtaTCCACGCAGCTGTATCCACGCACAATGTGATACAGGATTTCACTACTGTACTGCTGCTAGTTTGACGCCATTCATGGCCAGTAACCAtctaaggaacagctgagcagtcagacaaaatgaaaagagcctgtcATTCAGACCCactatcattaccatcaactttctaagaaaccagtggagcctacaggaagCCACTGTACCTTttagatagagccaggctagctgtttccccctgtttccagtctttgtgctaagctaagctaaggagCTGCTGGAACCAGCACAAGTGTAGTCTGATCAGcaactgcagctggtttgtgtctgtccatcacccacAAGGTGGTCCCCTGTCACTGTCATGCATTGTTTAAGCGTGTCAGTGGGGTTGATACTCAGATTGGATTATCAGGTAAACTGCAAGCTAATGTTCCCTAACTCTCTAACCTCTacacagtatgtatgtatatatatttatatatatatattttttttttcatctgttctcTTTATAAATCCAtgagtaaaatatttttattatataccTACTAACGGTTGtataatgaaattaaatcatTCTTTTTATCAACTCAGAATTAAAGGGTGACATAATATGAGCAAAGGTTGGCTGCTATCATTGGTATTATTGTAATACCTGATATAAAAAGCTGTTTGGACATAAAGAGAAGATGGTAACGACAACTATTGTGTAATGATACCACATCACTGTTTACTCTGGCACCATTCAAACATCGGCGACTCTGTCAGGTGCTGGTGGCTCCAGTTGCCATCGTCCAATCAGAAGCCAGTTCACGCCGCAGGCCCGCCTTCGCAGAGGACGCCATTGGTTGAATTTTAATACGTTATCGCGTTATGGGCGGAGTCTGGGGCACCACGGTGAGTTATCCAGTGGTTCCGTGATAGAGGACGGAACGAGCCGCCGgactctccctctgtctgcctgcctaccTGTGGGTGAGTGAGCTTCGGTACTATAATACATCTATAAAGGGCTTATAACGTGTATTTAACGTTATTTAACACCCACAATCTGTGCATGCTGCTAAAAGACACCGCGTAGGGCTCACATGATACTGTTGGAGGTATCTGAGCATCTTGACAGGGCAGGAGAGAGCAAGTGCTTTAATTCAGACAGACGTTTAAAAAAGACGTAATGACGTAATGATTTTGTTACCGTTGTGTAAcgatgtgcccccccccccttcttctcttcttccttcttcttcttcctgcttcATCTGTGTGCGGACTAAACATGACTAAACATGTAAACCTGGACACACAGAGGCATTCTGTCTGTGTGGCTTTACAGTGGATAGCTTAACCTCAGACATAGCACATTACCTTtgcaccatgtgtgtgtgtgtgtgtgtgtgtgtgtgtgtgtgacatttgtgCATCCCAGAGACTaaaacttttcatttcacttgAGTAAATGACATCTCCGTGCCCAGGGCCTGCTGTCCGTGCTTTATCAAGCTAACCTCCGGTCAAGGCTGTTTGTTATCTCACATCTCCAAGGACATGCACTTTAATTCCCCAGTTGCCTCATTACCTGTTCATAAATGTCAGGCTGGTGCAGCTCAACTCTGTGCAGCTGCAACGACGCTTTCGCTGCTGAGAAAGCACTCAAAATGAAATTATGATTAAAAGAGGAAGACCACATATTTCTGCAGACTGCTGTGTATTCTGTCTGAATGATGCTCAGAGTGCTCAGCGTGTCACTGCGTGTCTGATCTTTAACCCGATAACCTGATCCTTCACCAGAAATGAACGGTGCCGTGGCCATGGAGGCCACCAGGAGACGTGCCCAGCACAGCGCCGGTGGGAAGTCATCTGAACAGAGGGAGCAGCCAGCTCAGTGGGGGAGAGCATGGTGAGCTGATGTTTTTAGGTCACAGGTCGCTTCAGCCCATTCTGTCGTCTAACGTACCTTTAACACAAAGTTAATCTTGCACTGGACCTGAACATTCCAGCCTAGACCAGcctaattggaaaaaaaaacctgtgtgtgtgacccacTAACGGTAAAGACtgtgtattgttgttgttgtataaCAGAGAGTGATGAGTAAAAATACAGATTTGACTCAAGTTCAGTGTAAATCTCCCAAAAATAGCCCCCAAAAGTGTAgttatataattaatatttaacattttgctatataatattgttttttctcAGCCTGGGAGCACGGCCGAGAAAAAACAGCActtttggtgcattttttttcttattggaAGCGTTCAGGCTCTGTTACGCTGCTTGTGCAGAGAGGTGGAGTGATTAAATTGGAGCGCATCTGTTCTGTATCTGTCTGACACACATGACATGAACAACTGAGGAAAGCAGCTGAAACACATCTTCTGtaaaaacacttaaagaaaGGTCTATACTGCACAGCGTACAGTGACTACCTATCTTTTGATCATGCTGTGGTGTCTTTCACGATACGTTAACGTCAAACAATGAATGTACTATACAGACGTGTTTTCGTGTGCAAGCACCTGATGAGGGAATAATTGAGCACTGATTAATGTCCACTTCTATCTTGAGAAAGGACAGACTTGCTATGttacaatgttaaaaaaaattaggcacagtttcctttttttgtttcatgcatGCATTATGATAACCTCAATCaagatttttgtgtttttattcatctttaggcatgaaaaacaaggtttgaactttagtttttttcaacccatattttctaaagatatttttacatgtccagtagttgaaatatagctactgatgcatgatgtacaattcagtggacatgtgattaatcataatttcctcccaagagaaaatcaatacttggaaaatgtagcaattgcatgactccttagatgttactatatttgttttttacctgcaagggtttctttttatagaaggttcaaacagaaaaaaattagcaacttgGTGTCTGTCgtccatcttggtttcactctttttttttcacttgcaatggcttggcACTACatagcagtgtatgagatgatgcagtagcatccactgtagtggctgatgtgtatctacgccatcaaaactcatgcatatacaagaaaacagcttctgaatagctgcacactatagtgacctctatgcatgaaagtTATGCACTGAGATGTTGATGTTTTGATGCTGCAGTCTTATGTTTAGTAAGAATATCTGGGTCATTCTTAGGGAGGTGGACTGGTTTTCCCTGATCTGCGTGGTGGGCCTCCTTTGCTTCGCCCCTTTCATTGTCTTCTACTTTGTGATGGCCTGCGATCAGTACCAGTGCTCCATCAGCCAGCCTCTCTTTGAGCTGTACCGAGGGGAGACCACGCTGCTCTCCATCTGGGCCCGGGCCCCCTCCTTCACCTGGTCAGCTGCCAAGATATATGGCATCTGGGTGGCCTTCCAGGTACGAATAAGATCTttaagaatgaaataaatgtagaataaataaatgtatagcATCAATATAGAATAAATGTAAGCAAGTTACAGGTTGTGTTTCCCCGTAGGTGTTCCTGTATATGTTTGTTCCTGATATTACTCATAAATTCATTCCTGGCTACGTTGGTGGAGTGCAGGATGGAGCACGGACTCCAGCTGGTAATAACACATTTGTGTAATTATAAAACCAATCTGACTCCGTGTTATTTAATGCTGGTAGTATCTCTTAAAGTCCTACTTCCTGTGTTCACTGCTGCAGGCCTGATTAACCAGTATGAGATCAACGGGCTACAGTGTTGGCTCATCACTCATGCTCTGTGGTTTGCCAATGCCCACTATTTCCACTGGTTTTCTCCCACCGTCATCTTCGACAACTGGATCCCTCTGATGTGGTGTGCCAACATACTGGGCTACGCTGTGTCCACTTTTGCTTTCACAAAGGCTTACATTTTCCCCACAAACTCTGAAGACTGGTGAGTACTGATAAACACGTGACAGGACGACAAATCAGTGGAGCAGAGTAGTTTTCTAAATGTGCACGTTATTGTAATAAAGGTAAACTAGTTACGTACTAGATGTTAGtgactcttctcttctctaGTAAGTtcacaggaaacattttctACAACTACATGATGGGCATCGAGTTCAACCCACGCATTGGCAAGTGGTTTGACTTCAAGCTCTTCTTCAATGGCCGGCCCGGGATCGTAGCCTGGACTCTCATCAATCTCTCCTACATGGCCAAACAGCAAGAACTGTACGGCCATGTCACCAACTCTATGATCCTGGTCAACGTACTGCAGGTAAGGTGGATTAAGGATGGATGGAGAAAAGAGTGCACAGTGATCTGAGCTCTGAGTTTGTGATTGTTGGGAAGATATTTTCTCCGGCTATGAGATGTTAGTGAAAACATGGGAtagtgttgatttatttttttttaagatatgcATAATGATGCAAGTATTGCAGGTATTTTATTATAATTGCTCAACTGTTTTTGCACATGTAGGCTAAAAAATATAGATGTGTCATGTAAAAGCATGTATTTTGTAATGGGTGCAAAAATGTTGTATCAGTGGAAACAAGCGTGTTGCTCACTTGTTGAATGCAGAAGGAAATAAAgctcaaggaaaaaaaaatctaaaaagcaCTTAATGTAACTTTGGTGTTAATCTAATGTAAGCATATCTCCACGCTGGTTATCAGCACAGAGATTCAGGTCAGTTGTCATGATGCAGACGTATAGCCCATCACTGCAGCAATATTATTCCAGAACCGGTAgcaccaggccagactgatcagtGAGACATAACAACCGGAAAGTTGggctgtttgtattttcttgtaGGCCATTTATGTGCTGGATTTCTTCTGGAATGAGGCGTGGTACCTGAAAACCATCGATATCTGCCATGACCACTTTGGATGGTATCTGGGCTGGGGTGACTGTGTCTGGCTGCCGTACCTCTACACGCTGCAGGTAACAAACGTGCACGATATCATTGGTGGTCAATCGCAGCGTCATTTGTGAATCCCCCTCTGAGGTATCAGGAAAGAAACACATAGTAGTGTGGATCTGTAAAAGTAAGGCGATGTCACAATGCAAAACGTCAGTGCTGATGTGTTAGCGCTGAAGTGATGCATGCCGCCCTTTTGAATACTCgtcattcacatttacattattgTAACTTCCTCTCCCCAGTTAAGCCTTAAAACTGAAGCCTGAATCAAATGAGATGTTAAAGTagaaaatgtgtgagtgtgtgcaagtGTTACAGAAATGTACGTTTTAATGTTTGCCACACTCAAGCACGGACATTCAAAAAGGTAGAAGTGTAAATAAACATGCTCCGTCTCTCCAGGGGCTGTACCTGGTGTACCACCCTGTCCAGCTCTCAGACGCCCACGCCCTGGCTGTCCTGCTGCTCGGCCTCGTTGGGTATTACATCTTCCGCTCCACCAACCACCAGAAGGACCTGTTCCGGCGCACCGAGGGCTCCTGCTCCATCTGGGGACGGAAGCCGACGTGCATCGAGTGCTCGTACCGCTCTGCTGATGGTGGCGTCCACCGCAGTAAGCTCCTGACCTCCGGGTTCTGGGGAGTGGCCCGGCACTTCAACTACACCGGTGACCTGATGGGGTCACTAGCCTACTGCGCCGCCTGTGGCTTCGGCCACGTGCTGCCGTACTTCTACATTGTTTACATGACCATCCTGCTGGTCCATCGCTGTGTGCGCGATGAACACCGATGCAGCAGCAAGTATGGCAACGACTGGAAACGCTACACAGACGCTGTGCCTTACCGGCTGATTCCTGGGGTGTTctagagaggggagaggagtgggaggaggaagggagacagATAGGGCGGGGCCAAGATTAAGATAAGGCAGAATTAAGACAGAAATTGGAATGGGGCAGTAAgatgaggggtgtgtgtgtgtctgtgtgtgagagacagactgCATCCGCGTGTGTTTTATACATATTAAGAATTCACCTCACTGATAATATTTCATACATTCTCTAATTAGTATGTATTTCCAGTACACGTGTACActgctgtacatgtgtgtgtgcaggtacagACGGTTTACTGCAATATTTATCAGGTTGTCTGATACATCAATCTGCTGCTTTCGTTATGCTGTGACCATTTAGCAAAGTTCAGTTAATTTTCGAAATACAGTGCGATTTATCTTTGGAGCCAGTAAGACAAAGCACAGCTTAAACCACCCCAAGCGAAAGTCTGGAACAGACAACCATGCTGTGAcattcccataatgcaccttCATATGAGaatatatggtaacttcattaaTAACTTTTAAAATTGTTAATCAATCTATGACAGGATTGTCAGTTTGATAGTCATTTATCAAGAGGAAAGCTAAAACATGGCtgattctgtttttctgttttatgaagCACTTGTCGGGTTCTCTTGTCTGTTgatcaggaaaaaaagcaatttattgATGTGTTAGCACTCAGATAGCCTATGACAGGGGCTATTCATTATTACTGATATTTTTAGACTAAAtaactgaattaaaaacatatatttagTAATCAATGTTGACTATAATTCTGTTTTTGCTGCCCTGCTGGCTTAATGGACCAAATGTGTTTACTGGCTCCACAGATGAGATTCGCCTCACAAAAcattatgtaatatttgtatGAAGTATATCCCTCATTTTGGTGGAGAGCAGCATGTTATAGACAGGTTAGCTCACTCACTGAACAGCACTTTCTTTCTGATGATCACTAAGCCTGTAAAAGAATCCACTAGGCCATTGTATTAGCTGTGTGTCAAACATGGCCAGACACTGATCTAGTCAGCATCTTGGATTAAGCTCTTtgctgatggaaatgtttttttctatgtCCCACCATcacatttgtgttgtgtgtttgtatttcctCATGCCAGCACTGCCTTTCTTAAAGCAACAAtgtaacaaaacacattttaactttttttttttacctacagTGGTTCTTTTCTCCCATTGTCACTCATCCATTCTTGagttttctttccttgtttGTTGAGTCAGGGTGGTCAAAAGGCTGAACTCGAGGTTTTGTCGTGTATTAGTGAAATAGACAGAGATCCTGAGTGAATCTGCACATGTGAACTCTAAAAGTCCAGATATATCTGTGAATGTGAAGGTCAAAGTGGCCAATCAGTCTGACGGTATCAGTACTACACAATAGTACTGAAGGGTAATACCAGCCCCCACTTTACCTCTTGATGTCATTCCTAATGTTAAACACTGGGGGGCAGCAGATGACAACTCAACCCAGATCACACGCAGTCTTGTATCCTTAGCTCACTTCTAACGGCACAAACAGGTCAAAACAGAATCACGTAGCCTTAAGCACTATCCATTGAGGATACCCAAAAAAGGTGTTTGTCATTCTGGCCATCCAGATCCAAACCACTGCATTATTCTCTCAAGgaactcccttttttttttaaacataggAACTCTCACTGTGCTCCATAATCAGCTCTCCTGTGCAACATTTTGACCAACTAGGCGTCTTCCTCATGCAAACAAAGCAAACTTCAATCATTAACTCTAAGTCAACTGCATAGTGTGTAGCACAGAGAAGCCTTCTTTTGTGGGggttgttaaaaaaaagttctggTAACAAGACTGGACAATGGTGATTGAAGGACAGGACAAGCCCTGTGGTACACCGAGCAGCATCCCAgaatgaaaacatcactgtCATTATATATAAGTGCGACTGTTCTTAAAATAAGAGTTACTCAGAAGCTCTACAAGCTCCCTTAATATCAATCCAAAAGACATTTTAAGGTGGATCACAGTGGGTGAAGACTTGACAGCTTGTTCTCAAGTGCTTAAGTAATTCATTGGAACTGGCAGTCAATTGTGTCACATAAGCACCAGCCTGCTCCCTGAACCTCCCCATCAGCAGGTCTCCTATCAGTGTAATGATACAAGTTATGGATGTAAATCAGTTATGATAATGGAGGACTCATTGATTCCCCTTACCTTTGTTCAAAGCTAATGCATTATACACTACATTCATTACTTTGCACTACATGGGACCAAATTACcgtttattattttttcaggTTAATTGATTCTCAAATTATCCCTGGAGGCGAGGAAGGCATTTCCAAGGAATGAAATCACCGTGTGATGACTGGGTTCGCTCATAACCGAGTTGACAAATAGCTCTCTGTGAAAGAGATGGAAATCTGAAGAAAGGGACGATCTCTCTGTGACGACGCTAAAAGCCAGACTATTGAATTTGAGTGTGGAGATCATGCACCCGTCCATATAAATGTCCAGTGTACACAATAACCATATTGTGGAAGCCCCTTTTTGCAGCTGCACATTCATCTGCAATGAGGGGCAGGTGGGggtcagggagagagaaatagcTGTAGCAAAGTGGGGAGCTTGAGTGAGCGGCAAAGCCGgagtgaaaaacagagaagTAGAATGCGATGTGCAGAAAGCACAATGGGATACTTGGGGTCGGTACCACTCCTCAGCCAAAGTTGGCTTGATTTCCCGGGAGgccaaattagtttttattgGAAGTTTGGAGGGTGAGAGACTTGTGGGTGAGAGTCGTAAGCCGGGAGGAAAGGGGCACCTCAGAGGGAGGAAAGTACTTGATTTGTCAGCAAACTGCGGGCACTGACGATACACATGTACCATAAAATACAGCAGACCTCTAAAGAGCATTCCAGGCCTAATAATGACATTGCGGTGGGTGAAGTTAGATAGGCTGGCTGCTTGTGGTTGGCGGCAATGGAGCAATTCCAGCCACCATAATGTTGATTTCTTGTGCTTGGGTTTGATGGTTACATTTATTGCAAGTGCCTGTCGTTTCGTTCCTCCTGCATCGACAGCAGAGCAACAAAAGGAGTCGCTCATGCCTTCCTTTGGTTTGTAGCCACTGTAGCAGCATAGCTGTAGGGATGGCAAAGTCTGTCGGCCATTTTGGTTGAGACcaaaatatctttttcatttaattcaacAGGCTTTATTAGCATTAAATGTGTTGTCAAAGAAACGCATTGGGTGGATTACCGTGATATTTTGTGTCGACGTTCGTACGCCCCTCAGAACATTGGTGTCATCGCCATCTTTAGTTGCCATGCTTAATTTGTcttagacttttttttaatgaaatatctGATGAACTGaagacattcccatcagcttaAGTGTTGTGCAGAGCTGCTAGCACGGCTTTTCAGACTTTAACAGCCTatcatctctttctctcattttacaTCAGTCCAACAACAAAAGGCGTTGCAAGTCTTCCACTTattcttcttccttccttccttcctttttttctcacctgacctctgacccccaaGCCTGGGCTGTCCTGTGCTaatggactgatgagacaggCCGACTGACCGTCAGACTAAACAAAAAGAATCCCACTAGTTTGATGCCAAAGGTCAGAGCATGTGGTTAACGCTGATAGGTCTTGATATGGAAAAGACAACCCCAAAGCTGTAGTGACTCCTGAAATGGCTTTAAAAGTCAGGCCTTCGGTCAGATACCTGTTCCCACTCAGTTTAGTGGCTACTTGAACTTCATGGCTCCAGACCAAAAGCATCTGTCATTAGCCTGAAGCCAGAGAACGCATCCCACCTAAACactaaaaagtgttttatttttattctgaaCTTCCAGACACGTTGAAACAG is a window of Pempheris klunzingeri isolate RE-2024b chromosome 1, fPemKlu1.hap1, whole genome shotgun sequence DNA encoding:
- the dhcr7 gene encoding 7-dehydrocholesterol reductase; this encodes MNGAVAMEATRRRAQHSAGGKSSEQREQPAQWGRAWEVDWFSLICVVGLLCFAPFIVFYFVMACDQYQCSISQPLFELYRGETTLLSIWARAPSFTWSAAKIYGIWVAFQVFLYMFVPDITHKFIPGYVGGVQDGARTPAGLINQYEINGLQCWLITHALWFANAHYFHWFSPTVIFDNWIPLMWCANILGYAVSTFAFTKAYIFPTNSEDCKFTGNIFYNYMMGIEFNPRIGKWFDFKLFFNGRPGIVAWTLINLSYMAKQQELYGHVTNSMILVNVLQAIYVLDFFWNEAWYLKTIDICHDHFGWYLGWGDCVWLPYLYTLQGLYLVYHPVQLSDAHALAVLLLGLVGYYIFRSTNHQKDLFRRTEGSCSIWGRKPTCIECSYRSADGGVHRSKLLTSGFWGVARHFNYTGDLMGSLAYCAACGFGHVLPYFYIVYMTILLVHRCVRDEHRCSSKYGNDWKRYTDAVPYRLIPGVF